A single Gemmatimonadota bacterium DNA region contains:
- a CDS encoding insulinase family protein — MIRSLVRVSARTVAAAGMLGLVALPLAAQAAPAAPFPTRPPAPLPLEPAQFPPFAETILANGMRVIVVASQKQPVLSLTLAVPGGSFYDPAGRSGTAEMVAGLLTKGAGSRTADQISATIEGVGGSLGASAGDDFLTVSTAVLTNDKRVAFELLADAALRPTFPTTELELLRTQTLSALALAKSQPASIAERAFAKGIYGDHPYGRSSDETSVKAISRDDLLAFHQARMRPNQALLVIAGAIDTAEARALAEETFSAWGGVGAGAPVTRAAPQRARTEILLVHRAGSVQSNIVVGNTTWMATDARGYALSIANQVLGGASDSRLFTILREQKGWTYGAYSGVDRRRGLGSFSATAEVRTEVTDSALVELLAQVRRMGGEAIPTDEFERQKQTIVGRFPLQVETADAVAAQVANARLLGLANDYVQTYRQRVSAVTATQAQAAARQGMRADAALIVVVGDATKIAEKLKAIAPVSIVDLDGKPVSLDDLGPKAIALDLDRARLAPASDSFAVLVQGNNFGYQVASLAREGDGWVYRERSQLATVISQQSEVRLGADLAFRGTTQTGKFQGQDMRLTVTVAGGKATGEGMTPGPQGMTPVKYEGVELPAGTVDDNVMQGLLPYFKWAPGAKVQVSVLQTGKGTVAVYTYEVVGEESITVPMGTVETYKVSFTGGEAPGTYWIEKAPAHRVMKFGPAGQPVEFARVR; from the coding sequence GTGATCCGCTCCCTCGTCCGCGTGTCCGCGCGCACGGTCGCCGCGGCCGGCATGCTCGGCCTCGTCGCGCTCCCGCTCGCGGCCCAGGCCGCCCCGGCGGCCCCGTTCCCCACGCGTCCGCCCGCGCCGCTCCCGCTCGAGCCCGCGCAGTTCCCGCCCTTCGCCGAGACCATCCTGGCCAACGGCATGCGCGTGATCGTCGTCGCGAGCCAGAAGCAGCCGGTGCTCTCGCTCACCCTCGCCGTGCCTGGCGGCTCGTTCTACGATCCCGCCGGCCGCAGCGGGACCGCGGAGATGGTCGCCGGGCTCCTCACCAAGGGAGCGGGCAGCCGCACGGCGGACCAGATCTCCGCCACCATCGAGGGCGTCGGCGGCTCGCTCGGCGCGTCGGCGGGCGATGACTTCCTGACCGTCAGCACCGCGGTCCTCACCAACGACAAGCGCGTGGCGTTCGAGCTCCTCGCCGACGCCGCGCTCCGCCCCACGTTCCCGACGACCGAGCTCGAGCTCCTGCGCACGCAGACGCTCTCGGCGCTCGCGCTCGCCAAGTCGCAGCCGGCCAGCATCGCCGAACGCGCCTTCGCCAAGGGGATCTACGGCGATCACCCGTACGGGCGGTCGTCCGACGAGACCAGCGTGAAGGCGATCTCGCGAGACGACCTGCTGGCGTTCCATCAGGCGCGCATGCGCCCCAACCAGGCGCTGCTCGTCATCGCCGGGGCGATCGACACCGCCGAGGCGCGCGCGCTCGCCGAGGAGACGTTCAGTGCGTGGGGCGGCGTCGGCGCCGGCGCGCCGGTCACCCGCGCCGCACCGCAGCGCGCCCGCACGGAGATCCTGCTCGTGCATCGCGCAGGCTCCGTGCAGTCCAACATCGTCGTCGGCAACACCACCTGGATGGCCACGGATGCGCGCGGCTATGCGCTGTCGATCGCCAACCAGGTGCTCGGCGGCGCGAGCGACTCGCGGCTGTTCACCATCCTCCGCGAGCAGAAGGGGTGGACCTACGGCGCCTATTCCGGCGTCGACCGCCGGCGCGGACTCGGCTCGTTCAGCGCGACCGCCGAGGTGCGCACCGAGGTGACCGACTCGGCGCTCGTCGAGCTGCTCGCGCAGGTGCGCCGCATGGGTGGCGAGGCGATCCCGACCGACGAGTTCGAGCGGCAGAAGCAGACGATCGTCGGCCGCTTCCCGCTCCAGGTCGAGACGGCGGACGCCGTGGCGGCGCAGGTGGCCAACGCCCGTCTGCTCGGGCTGGCCAACGATTACGTGCAGACGTATCGCCAGCGCGTCTCGGCGGTGACGGCCACGCAGGCGCAGGCCGCGGCTCGACAGGGCATGCGCGCCGATGCGGCGCTCATCGTGGTGGTCGGCGACGCGACGAAGATCGCCGAGAAGCTGAAGGCGATCGCCCCGGTGTCGATCGTGGACCTGGACGGCAAGCCGGTCTCGCTCGACGACCTCGGCCCCAAGGCGATCGCCCTCGACCTCGATCGCGCGCGCCTCGCGCCCGCGTCCGATTCGTTCGCCGTGCTCGTGCAGGGGAACAACTTCGGCTATCAGGTGGCGTCGCTGGCGCGCGAGGGCGACGGGTGGGTCTACCGCGAGCGCTCGCAGTTGGCGACGGTCATCTCGCAGCAGAGCGAGGTGCGGCTCGGCGCCGACTTGGCGTTCCGCGGCACCACACAGACGGGCAAGTTCCAGGGCCAGGACATGCGCCTCACGGTCACCGTCGCCGGCGGCAAGGCGACCGGCGAAGGCATGACGCCGGGGCCGCAGGGCATGACGCCGGTGAAGTACGAGGGCGTGGAGCTCCCGGCCGGCACGGTCGACGACAACGTGATGCAGGGGCTGCTCCCCTACTTCAAGTGGGCGCCGGGCGCGAAGGTCCAGGTGTCCGTGCTGCAGACCGGGAAGGGGACCGTCGCCGTCTACACGTATGAGGTGGTGGGCGAGGAATCGATCACCGTGCCGATGGGGACGGTGGAGACGTACAAGGTCTCCTTCACGGGGGGCGAGGCGCCGGGGACGTACTGGATCGAGAAGGCGCCGGCGCACCGGGTCATGAAGTTCGGGCCGGCGGGGCAGCCGGTGGAGTTCGCCAGAGTACGATGA
- a CDS encoding zinc-dependent metalloprotease, translating into MKPTRPITIAAGLAVLALACQPAAPTTTPAPTPAPAGTPAPSAPTPTTPGAPAPGAPGGPGANAQGGGPGAAAAEPAPRAYAQVIRGDVKTKSGLFKTHMIGSSLYYEIPAGEFGKDMLLVTQIAKNNEGDGYGGEPIDTRVVRWERRGNRVLFRNVSYAIMSDPSAPIAEAVRNSNFDAILAVFPVAAYGPDSAPVIDVTRLYTSPPNEVSAIQAIRGQLDAARSFMERVAAYPTNIEVEAALTINAQPQAQSFFPGLPPAQPAPGTPTSTKSVVVHWSMVKLPERPMMPRLRDSRIGYFYTSTIDFSRPEQRAQQRNFIARYRLEKKDPNAAISEPVKPIVYYIDPATPTWLVPFVKKGVEEWQAAFEAAGFRNAIVAREVPKDDPDFSLEDARYSSIRWLPSTIENANGPSDTDPRSGEILNADVNMYHNIMNLQTWWYWTQVGPLDARAARLPLPDSLQGRLVQFVVAHEVGHTLGLPHNQFASSQYPADSVRSRTWVERMGHSPTIMDYARFNYVAQPEDNIPVDKLIPTVGVHDKYAIRWGYMPIPGARTPDDERAALDAIAREQDSTPWLRYGIPDDFGAIPFTAYSEAVGDADAVKSTELGIRNLKRLVPMILPATTQATEDISFTKEAYNRLVGQFVTEMRHVATIPGSSTGQEKYGSQPGPRFTPMPRAQQKAAVKFVQDQLFTTPTWLLDPALLRRLEPEGAVARINNAQRGILVTLMNDERMARLMEYEALPGASGTYALSEYLADIRTGIWSELGAGSVRVDAYRRGLQRIYLEATIAKLNATPSATPRISSSAQTGQVYTAAARPSTDVKALVRQELRTLDGQLASAAAKAADAVTRAHIAEARFQIKQALEPK; encoded by the coding sequence ATGAAGCCCACTCGTCCGATCACGATCGCGGCGGGGCTCGCCGTGCTGGCCCTCGCGTGCCAGCCCGCCGCCCCCACCACGACGCCGGCGCCGACGCCCGCCCCTGCGGGCACCCCGGCTCCCAGTGCCCCGACCCCGACCACGCCGGGCGCTCCGGCTCCCGGCGCGCCGGGCGGCCCCGGCGCGAATGCGCAGGGCGGCGGCCCCGGTGCCGCCGCGGCCGAGCCCGCGCCGCGTGCGTACGCGCAGGTCATCCGCGGCGACGTCAAGACCAAGTCCGGACTCTTCAAGACGCACATGATCGGGAGCTCGCTCTACTACGAGATCCCGGCCGGCGAGTTCGGCAAGGACATGCTGCTCGTCACGCAGATCGCGAAGAACAACGAGGGTGATGGTTACGGCGGCGAGCCGATCGACACGCGCGTCGTGCGCTGGGAACGTCGCGGCAACCGCGTGCTCTTCCGGAACGTCTCGTACGCGATCATGTCCGACCCGTCGGCGCCGATCGCCGAGGCGGTGCGGAACTCCAACTTCGACGCGATCCTCGCCGTCTTCCCCGTCGCGGCCTACGGCCCCGACTCGGCGCCGGTGATCGACGTGACGCGGCTCTACACGTCGCCGCCCAACGAGGTGAGCGCGATCCAGGCGATCCGCGGGCAGCTCGACGCGGCGCGGAGCTTCATGGAGCGCGTCGCCGCCTACCCGACCAACATCGAGGTCGAGGCCGCGCTCACGATCAATGCGCAGCCGCAGGCGCAGTCGTTCTTCCCCGGGCTCCCGCCGGCCCAGCCGGCGCCGGGCACGCCGACGTCGACCAAGTCGGTCGTCGTGCACTGGTCGATGGTGAAGCTCCCCGAGCGGCCGATGATGCCGCGGCTCCGGGACTCGCGCATCGGCTACTTCTACACGAGCACGATCGATTTCAGCCGTCCGGAGCAGCGCGCGCAGCAGCGCAACTTCATCGCCCGCTATCGCCTGGAGAAGAAGGACCCGAACGCCGCGATCTCGGAACCGGTGAAGCCGATCGTCTATTACATCGACCCGGCGACGCCGACCTGGCTCGTGCCGTTCGTGAAGAAGGGCGTCGAGGAATGGCAGGCGGCGTTCGAGGCCGCGGGCTTCCGCAATGCGATCGTGGCGCGCGAGGTCCCGAAGGACGACCCCGATTTCTCGCTCGAGGATGCGCGCTACTCCAGCATCCGGTGGCTGCCGTCGACGATCGAGAACGCGAACGGGCCGAGCGACACCGACCCGCGCAGCGGCGAGATCCTCAACGCCGACGTCAACATGTACCACAACATCATGAACCTGCAGACGTGGTGGTACTGGACGCAGGTCGGCCCGCTCGATGCGCGTGCCGCCCGGCTCCCGCTGCCCGACTCGCTGCAGGGGCGCCTGGTGCAGTTCGTCGTGGCGCATGAGGTCGGCCACACGCTCGGCCTCCCGCACAACCAGTTCGCCTCGAGCCAGTACCCGGCCGACTCGGTGCGCTCGCGCACGTGGGTGGAGCGGATGGGGCACTCGCCGACGATCATGGACTACGCGCGCTTCAACTACGTCGCGCAGCCCGAGGACAACATCCCGGTGGACAAGCTCATCCCGACCGTGGGCGTGCACGACAAGTACGCCATCCGGTGGGGCTACATGCCGATCCCCGGCGCCCGCACGCCCGATGACGAGCGCGCGGCGCTCGACGCGATCGCGCGCGAGCAGGACAGCACGCCGTGGCTCCGCTACGGCATCCCCGATGACTTCGGCGCGATCCCCTTCACCGCGTACTCCGAGGCGGTGGGTGACGCCGATGCGGTGAAGAGCACCGAGCTCGGCATCCGGAACCTCAAGCGCCTCGTGCCGATGATCCTCCCGGCGACGACCCAGGCGACGGAGGACATCTCGTTCACGAAAGAGGCGTACAATCGCCTCGTCGGCCAGTTCGTGACCGAGATGCGCCACGTGGCGACCATCCCCGGTTCGTCGACCGGCCAGGAGAAGTACGGGTCGCAGCCGGGCCCGCGCTTCACGCCGATGCCGCGTGCGCAGCAGAAGGCCGCGGTGAAGTTCGTCCAGGACCAGCTCTTCACCACGCCGACCTGGCTGCTGGACCCCGCGCTGCTGCGCCGGCTCGAGCCGGAGGGCGCGGTGGCGCGCATCAACAACGCGCAGCGCGGCATCCTCGTCACCCTGATGAACGACGAGCGCATGGCCCGCCTCATGGAGTACGAGGCGTTGCCGGGCGCGAGCGGCACCTACGCGCTGTCGGAGTACCTCGCCGACATCCGCACGGGCATCTGGAGCGAGCTCGGCGCCGGCTCGGTGCGCGTGGATGCGTACCGCCGCGGCCTGCAGCGCATCTATCTCGAGGCGACGATCGCGAAGCTCAACGCGACGCCGTCGGCCACCCCGCGCATCTCCAGCAGCGCGCAGACGGGCCAGGTCTACACGGCGGCCGCGCGGCCGAGCACCGACGTGAAGGCGCTCGTGCGGCAGGAACTCCGCACGCTCGACGGGCAGCTGGCGTCGGCGGCGGCGAAGGCCGCGGATGCGGTGACCCGCGCGCACATCGCGGAGGCGAGGTTCCAGATCAAGCAGGCGCTGGAGCCGAAGTAG
- a CDS encoding DNA polymerase IV — MTARRILHADADAFFVAVARMADPEGAGKATLLIVGGRPGSRGVVCSASWETRAFGVRSAMPIAQALRLCPQAMCVPVPRQACGTTSRAIGAVLARYTPVVEGASIDEWYLDLTGTEALYEHEPLEASARRIREAVHKETGMWLSIGGGPSKLVAKLAAERAKPRPGTGATGVRIVPDGGEAEFLRGFALAELPGVGPKLQSKLASLGMVRVDDVLPHDRTTLARWIGRRPAEWLWARVRGIHTTPVEARASAKQISHETTFSRDVQDTAAIAAILRGLAAKTAASMRGDKLAARTVTVKLKDADFTTRLASRTLPEPLESDRAVADVAVGLLGKLRAARPVSARLVGVALGNLVAARDAEQLGLFASPATAVERPQDRAVSRAVDRVRERFGSEAIRTGAAPRA, encoded by the coding sequence ATGACCGCCCGCCGCATCCTCCACGCCGACGCCGACGCCTTCTTCGTGGCGGTGGCGCGCATGGCGGATCCCGAAGGGGCCGGCAAGGCGACGTTGCTCATCGTGGGCGGGCGTCCGGGATCTCGGGGCGTGGTATGCTCCGCCTCGTGGGAGACGCGGGCCTTCGGCGTGCGATCGGCGATGCCGATCGCGCAGGCACTGCGGCTCTGCCCGCAGGCGATGTGCGTCCCGGTGCCCCGGCAAGCGTGCGGAACGACGTCACGGGCGATCGGGGCCGTCCTCGCGCGATACACCCCGGTGGTGGAGGGGGCGAGCATCGACGAGTGGTACCTCGACCTCACGGGCACGGAGGCGCTGTACGAGCACGAACCGCTCGAGGCGTCCGCGCGCCGCATCCGTGAGGCCGTCCACAAGGAGACGGGGATGTGGCTCTCGATCGGCGGCGGCCCGTCGAAGCTCGTCGCGAAGCTCGCGGCCGAGCGCGCGAAGCCACGGCCGGGCACCGGCGCGACAGGGGTGCGGATCGTTCCGGACGGCGGCGAGGCCGAGTTCCTGCGGGGGTTCGCGCTCGCCGAGCTGCCGGGCGTGGGGCCGAAGCTGCAGTCGAAGCTCGCCTCGCTGGGGATGGTGCGTGTGGACGACGTGTTGCCGCACGACCGCACGACGCTCGCGCGGTGGATCGGTCGCCGACCGGCGGAGTGGCTCTGGGCGCGGGTGCGCGGGATCCACACGACGCCGGTCGAGGCGCGCGCGAGCGCCAAGCAGATCAGCCACGAGACGACGTTCAGCCGCGACGTGCAGGACACGGCGGCGATCGCGGCGATCCTGCGCGGGCTCGCGGCGAAGACGGCCGCGTCGATGCGCGGCGACAAGCTGGCGGCACGTACGGTGACCGTGAAGCTCAAGGACGCCGACTTCACGACGCGCCTGGCGAGCCGCACGCTGCCGGAGCCGCTCGAGAGCGATCGCGCCGTGGCGGATGTCGCCGTGGGACTGCTCGGCAAGTTGCGCGCGGCGCGCCCCGTCTCGGCGCGCCTGGTGGGCGTGGCGCTCGGCAACCTGGTCGCGGCACGCGATGCGGAGCAGCTCGGGCTGTTCGCCTCGCCGGCGACGGCGGTGGAGCGGCCGCAGGACCGCGCGGTGTCGCGCGCGGTGGACCGGGTCCGGGAGCGGTTCGGCTCCGAGGCCATCCGGACGGGCGCGGCGCCGCGCGCGTAG
- a CDS encoding acetoacetate--CoA ligase, giving the protein MTPERAFPLWLPDPERAADSVMQRFFRSASTRPGAPAPDAPYTAWHAWSVAHPEHFWRALYHFGQVQGEHYRPETPSERISSADFGPEDILERGDLMAPPAAAGRPGPRWFRRTHLNYAERVISADGDTLAIVARDETGRRRQLTRTELSDAVRRCAGAFRAAGVERGDRVVGFLPNIPEAVVAALAAASIGAVWSSCSPDFGVGGVLDRFGQIAPKVLIVADGYRYGGKRIDCIARTAEIVAALPSVEQLVVVPFLGDAAATAARAERLPTSTTWDAFLERGTDAPLVFERVPFDHPLFIMYSSGTTGLPKCMVHGHGGTILQHLKEHLLHGDLQLGERIFYFTTCGWMMWNWLLSALAAYATIILYDGAPLPDANPAILWDLAAEEEVAVFGTSAKFLAMSEKLGLAPARTHDLRALRMILSTGSPLAEHSYDYVVHDVKPGVHLASISGGTDLISCFALGNPLLPVWRGELQCLGLGMAVEVLDSDGDPVRGEAGELVCTRPFPSMPVAFWNDPDGAKYRAAYFDVFPGVWRHGDWAEITAHDGLIIHGRSDATLNPGGVRIGTAEIYRQVEQLPEVLESVVIGQDVGSGTEKDVRIVLFVRLRDDLLLDDALRARIRAAIREATSPHHVPKVIEQVADIPRTISGKISEIAVRDVVHGRPVKNTDALANPGSLALFRDLPALVV; this is encoded by the coding sequence ATGACGCCGGAACGCGCCTTTCCCCTCTGGTTGCCCGATCCCGAACGCGCGGCCGACAGCGTGATGCAGCGGTTCTTCCGCTCCGCGAGCACCCGGCCGGGCGCGCCCGCGCCCGATGCGCCCTACACTGCCTGGCACGCCTGGTCCGTCGCGCACCCCGAGCACTTCTGGCGGGCGCTCTACCACTTCGGGCAGGTCCAGGGCGAGCACTATCGGCCCGAGACACCGAGCGAGCGTATCAGCAGTGCCGACTTCGGGCCCGAGGACATCCTCGAGCGCGGGGACCTCATGGCGCCTCCCGCCGCCGCCGGGCGCCCGGGGCCCCGCTGGTTCCGCCGCACCCACCTCAACTATGCCGAACGCGTCATCAGCGCGGATGGCGACACGCTCGCGATCGTGGCCCGCGACGAGACGGGGCGGCGGCGCCAGCTCACGCGCACGGAGTTGTCGGACGCGGTGCGCCGCTGCGCGGGCGCGTTTCGCGCCGCCGGTGTGGAGCGCGGGGACCGCGTCGTCGGGTTCCTCCCCAACATCCCCGAGGCGGTCGTCGCCGCGCTCGCCGCCGCGAGCATCGGGGCCGTCTGGTCCTCCTGCTCCCCCGACTTCGGTGTCGGTGGCGTGCTCGACCGCTTCGGGCAGATCGCACCCAAGGTGCTGATCGTCGCCGACGGATATCGCTACGGGGGCAAGCGCATCGATTGCATCGCGCGCACCGCCGAGATCGTCGCGGCGCTCCCGTCGGTCGAGCAGCTCGTGGTCGTCCCGTTCCTCGGCGACGCCGCAGCGACCGCCGCGCGCGCGGAGCGCCTCCCGACGAGCACCACGTGGGATGCCTTCCTCGAGCGAGGCACGGACGCGCCGCTCGTCTTCGAGCGCGTGCCCTTCGATCATCCGCTGTTCATCATGTACAGCTCCGGCACCACCGGACTGCCCAAGTGCATGGTCCATGGGCACGGCGGCACGATCCTCCAGCATCTGAAGGAGCATCTCCTCCACGGGGACCTGCAGTTGGGTGAGCGCATCTTCTACTTCACCACCTGCGGATGGATGATGTGGAACTGGCTCCTCTCCGCGCTCGCGGCCTACGCGACGATCATCCTCTACGACGGGGCGCCGCTCCCCGACGCGAACCCGGCGATCCTCTGGGACCTCGCGGCCGAGGAAGAGGTCGCGGTCTTCGGCACGAGCGCGAAGTTCCTCGCGATGTCGGAGAAGCTCGGCCTCGCACCGGCGCGCACGCATGACCTGCGCGCGCTGCGCATGATCCTCTCCACGGGAAGCCCGCTCGCCGAGCATTCGTACGACTACGTCGTGCACGACGTGAAGCCGGGCGTGCACCTCGCGAGCATCTCCGGCGGCACCGATCTCATCTCCTGCTTCGCGCTCGGCAACCCGCTGCTGCCGGTCTGGCGCGGCGAGCTCCAGTGCCTGGGACTCGGGATGGCCGTCGAGGTCCTCGACTCGGATGGCGATCCGGTGCGCGGCGAGGCCGGCGAGCTGGTCTGCACGCGGCCCTTCCCGTCGATGCCCGTCGCGTTCTGGAACGATCCCGATGGCGCGAAGTACCGCGCGGCGTACTTCGACGTCTTCCCCGGCGTGTGGCGGCACGGCGACTGGGCCGAGATCACCGCGCACGACGGGCTCATCATCCACGGCCGGAGCGACGCGACGCTCAATCCCGGCGGCGTGCGCATCGGCACGGCGGAGATCTACCGGCAGGTCGAGCAGCTTCCCGAGGTACTCGAGAGCGTCGTGATCGGGCAGGACGTGGGGAGCGGGACGGAGAAGGATGTGCGCATCGTGCTCTTCGTCCGGCTGCGCGACGACCTCCTCCTCGACGACGCGCTCCGCGCGCGCATCAGGGCCGCGATCCGCGAGGCGACGAGCCCGCACCACGTGCCCAAGGTCATCGAGCAGGTCGCCGACATCCCGCGCACGATCAGCGGCAAGATCTCCGAGATCGCGGTGCGTGACGTGGTGCACGGTCGGCCGGTGAAGAACACCGACGCGCTGGCGAATCCCGGTTCGCTCGCGCTCTTCCGGGACCTGCCGGCGCTGGTGGTCTGA
- the hppD gene encoding 4-hydroxyphenylpyruvate dioxygenase: MATATKPSAESAHDTFPINGTDYIEFWVGNAKQSMLFYRAAFGFQLKAYRGPETGVRDRASYLLEQGKIRLLLTSPMGPEGEMAAHIALHGDGVKDLAFWVDDCRDAYAKALERGAVSARAPEVLKDEHGEIVVAAIRTYGDTIHSLVERRNYRGLFMPGYRPAESPFMPADVGLKYVDHCVGNVELGRMNHWVDFYSKVLGFYNLLSFDDKTISTEYSALMSKVMSNGNGRIKFPINEPAQGKKKSQIEEYLDFYRGPGVQHIAVATDDIITTVRALKARGVEFLSIPKSYYETVLDRVGKIDEDIAPLAELGILVDRDDEGYLLQIFTKPVQDRPTLFFEIIQRKGAKSFGAGNFKALFESIEREQALRGNL, encoded by the coding sequence ATGGCCACCGCCACCAAGCCGTCCGCCGAGTCCGCCCACGACACGTTCCCCATCAACGGCACCGACTACATCGAGTTCTGGGTCGGCAACGCCAAGCAGTCGATGCTCTTCTACCGCGCCGCCTTCGGTTTCCAACTCAAGGCGTACCGCGGTCCTGAGACCGGCGTGCGGGACCGCGCCTCGTACCTGCTCGAGCAGGGCAAGATCCGACTCCTCCTCACCTCGCCGATGGGCCCCGAGGGCGAGATGGCGGCGCACATCGCGCTGCACGGCGACGGCGTGAAGGATCTCGCGTTCTGGGTCGACGACTGCCGCGACGCGTACGCCAAGGCCCTCGAGCGAGGCGCCGTCTCGGCGCGCGCTCCGGAGGTGCTCAAGGACGAGCATGGCGAGATCGTCGTCGCCGCCATCCGCACCTACGGCGACACCATCCACTCGCTCGTCGAGCGCCGGAACTACCGCGGACTCTTCATGCCGGGCTACCGTCCCGCCGAGTCGCCGTTCATGCCGGCGGATGTCGGCCTCAAGTACGTCGACCACTGCGTCGGCAATGTCGAACTCGGCCGGATGAACCACTGGGTGGACTTCTACTCCAAGGTGCTCGGGTTCTACAACCTGCTGTCGTTCGACGACAAGACGATCAGCACCGAGTACTCGGCGCTCATGTCGAAGGTGATGAGCAACGGGAACGGGCGGATCAAGTTCCCGATCAACGAGCCGGCGCAGGGCAAGAAGAAGTCGCAGATCGAGGAGTACCTCGACTTCTATCGCGGCCCGGGGGTGCAGCACATCGCGGTCGCCACGGACGACATCATCACGACGGTGCGCGCGCTGAAGGCCCGCGGCGTGGAGTTCCTCTCCATCCCCAAGTCCTACTACGAGACCGTGCTCGACCGCGTCGGGAAGATCGACGAGGACATCGCGCCGCTCGCCGAGCTCGGGATCCTGGTGGACCGGGATGACGAGGGCTACCTGCTGCAGATCTTCACCAAGCCGGTGCAGGACCGGCCGACGCTCTTCTTCGAGATCATCCAGCGGAAGGGCGCGAAGAGCTTCGGGGCCGGCAACTTCAAGGCGCTCTTCGAGAGCATCGAGCGCGAGCAGGCGCTCCGGGGCAACCTGTAA
- a CDS encoding homogentisate 1,2-dioxygenase, giving the protein MPFYHTLGQIPRKRHIAFRKPDGSLYHEQLVGIEGFTGPSALLYHVHPPTTVKSVRRLAETPYEEDTDRTLRHRHFRTAPIARGGSPTLDRVPMLFNNDIAMLYVAPDKQDEHFYRNAQGDEVVYVAEGEGTLETQYGDLEIRPGDYLVIHRHILHRYRFTKPAKLLVMESRGHVRPPSRYLNNVGQVVEGAPYSERDFRIPRTLRTHDEKGDFPIVIKQYNGLNEVVLDHHPLDVIGWDGQFYPWAFNIHDFEPIVGKVHQPPPVHQTFQGDGFVICSFCPRPYDFHPEAIPAPYNHSNVDSDEVLFYASSEFMSRKGIEYGSITHHPDGIPHGPHPGRYEGSIGMTHTNELAVMMDSFRPLKVAKAILPFEDKKYQFSWIEGGGEGPGFAPPTS; this is encoded by the coding sequence ATGCCGTTCTATCACACCCTCGGCCAGATCCCGCGCAAGCGGCACATCGCGTTCCGCAAGCCCGACGGGTCGCTCTATCATGAGCAGCTCGTCGGCATCGAGGGCTTCACCGGGCCGTCGGCACTGCTCTATCACGTGCATCCCCCCACGACGGTGAAGTCGGTCCGGCGCCTGGCCGAGACGCCGTACGAGGAGGACACCGACCGCACGCTGCGGCACCGGCACTTCCGCACCGCGCCCATCGCGCGCGGCGGGAGTCCGACACTCGACCGCGTCCCGATGCTCTTCAACAATGACATCGCGATGCTGTACGTGGCGCCCGACAAGCAGGACGAGCACTTCTACCGGAATGCGCAGGGCGACGAGGTCGTGTACGTCGCGGAAGGCGAGGGGACCCTCGAGACGCAGTACGGCGACCTCGAGATCCGGCCGGGGGACTATCTCGTCATCCATCGGCACATCCTGCACCGCTATCGCTTCACCAAGCCGGCGAAGCTGCTCGTGATGGAGAGCCGCGGGCATGTGCGCCCGCCCTCGCGCTACCTCAACAACGTCGGGCAGGTGGTGGAGGGCGCCCCCTACAGCGAGCGCGACTTCCGCATCCCGCGCACGTTGCGCACGCATGACGAGAAGGGCGACTTCCCGATCGTCATCAAGCAGTACAACGGCCTCAACGAGGTCGTCCTCGACCACCACCCGCTCGACGTGATCGGATGGGACGGGCAGTTCTACCCGTGGGCCTTCAACATCCACGATTTCGAGCCGATCGTCGGCAAGGTCCATCAGCCGCCGCCGGTGCACCAGACGTTCCAGGGTGACGGCTTCGTGATCTGCTCGTTCTGCCCGAGACCGTACGACTTCCATCCCGAGGCGATCCCGGCTCCCTACAACCACAGCAACGTGGACAGCGACGAGGTGCTCTTCTACGCCTCGAGCGAGTTCATGAGCCGGAAGGGGATCGAGTACGGCAGCATCACGCACCATCCGGACGGCATCCCGCACGGCCCGCACCCCGGCCGCTACGAGGGGAGCATCGGGATGACCCACACGAACGAGCTCGCGGTGATGATGGACTCGTTCCGCCCGCTCAAGGTGGCGAAGGCGATCCTGCCGTTCGAGGACAAGAAGTACCAGTTCTCGTGGATCGAGGGGGGTGGGGAAGGGCCGGGCTTCGCGCCGCCGACGTCCTGA
- a CDS encoding flavin reductase family protein, producing MIIRLADLDPPKRHAWLTPLIAPRPIALVSTVSAAGVGNLAPFSFFAMGGQNPQSVAFCPVADRDGNPKDTLRNLLETGEFVINVVSRAMAERVNQASAPYPPDVDELDAVGFTRAASTVVRPWRVAESPAQLECRVFQVVPHGSGPQHSTWVIGEVLVAHVDDAVLGEDGLPDTAKVNPAARMGRQEWSHVTAESMFILARPTTVSPGPTTGPPPPRRTLGQ from the coding sequence ATGATCATCCGTCTCGCCGATCTCGATCCACCGAAGCGCCACGCCTGGCTCACCCCGCTCATCGCGCCGCGTCCCATCGCGCTCGTGAGCACGGTGAGCGCGGCCGGCGTGGGCAACCTCGCGCCATTCAGCTTCTTCGCGATGGGCGGACAGAATCCGCAGTCCGTCGCATTCTGCCCGGTGGCCGATCGAGACGGGAATCCCAAGGACACGCTCCGCAACCTCCTCGAGACCGGCGAGTTCGTCATCAACGTCGTCTCGCGGGCCATGGCCGAGCGGGTCAACCAGGCGTCGGCGCCGTATCCGCCCGACGTGGACGAACTGGATGCCGTGGGATTCACCCGCGCCGCCTCGACCGTGGTGCGGCCGTGGCGCGTGGCGGAGAGCCCGGCGCAGTTGGAGTGCCGGGTCTTCCAGGTGGTGCCCCATGGATCCGGGCCGCAGCACAGCACCTGGGTGATCGGCGAGGTGCTCGTCGCGCACGTCGATGACGCGGTGCTCGGCGAGGACGGACTCCCCGACACGGCGAAGGTGAATCCCGCGGCACGCATGGGGCGACAGGAGTGGTCGCATGTGACGGCGGAGAGCATGTTCATCCTCGCGCGACCCACGACCGTCAGTCCCGGGCCGACCACGGGCCCGCCGCCGCCGCGGCGCACGCTCGGCCAGTGA